In a single window of the Haloplasma contractile SSD-17B genome:
- a CDS encoding AAA family ATPase, giving the protein MIKRLFKFENFRTLGINEYEDLELTAIDNMDEGVGGLVVIIGLNNSGKSNIIEAINQFNGEKIGQANAPKFIYEKDLVPKVKYVVNTDEGRYEVKVKGTRKYVDYIPNNEEEKLKEIESETQQIIERLIKNKDKMLKMIINSHYRNFHELLKGVFNAISKCKTQNDLYAMWNTLNQLVSSLWKNRHFNQEYQRNNELKSIYDDLIKLRDMTKEDENQQTKIMNQFEDKYGLKLKPTIFVYNDKITFSSNDMFSDVSNGKLSNLIFFSKLFTMLDNFKLEHLETCYKKFIQFGGTNKGVLKDFEDQVNEE; this is encoded by the coding sequence ATGATTAAGCGATTATTTAAGTTTGAGAACTTTAGAACACTAGGAATTAACGAATATGAAGATTTAGAATTAACGGCAATCGATAATATGGATGAGGGTGTAGGAGGGTTAGTAGTTATAATAGGTTTAAATAACTCTGGAAAATCGAATATTATTGAAGCGATTAATCAGTTTAATGGAGAAAAAATAGGACAAGCTAATGCACCTAAATTTATATATGAAAAAGATCTTGTGCCGAAAGTTAAATATGTAGTTAACACAGATGAAGGAAGATATGAAGTTAAGGTTAAAGGTACTAGAAAGTATGTAGATTATATACCAAATAATGAAGAAGAAAAACTGAAAGAAATCGAATCTGAAACGCAACAAATTATAGAACGATTAATTAAAAATAAAGATAAAATGCTTAAAATGATTATAAATTCTCATTACAGAAATTTTCATGAATTACTGAAAGGGGTATTTAATGCAATCAGCAAATGTAAAACACAAAATGATCTTTATGCCATGTGGAATACACTTAATCAATTAGTTAGCAGTCTCTGGAAAAATAGACATTTTAATCAAGAATATCAACGAAATAATGAATTAAAATCAATATATGATGACCTCATAAAACTTAGAGACATGACTAAAGAAGATGAAAATCAACAAACAAAGATTATGAATCAATTTGAGGATAAGTACGGGCTAAAATTAAAACCAACTATCTTTGTTTATAATGACAAAATAACCTTTAGCTCAAACGATATGTTTAGTGATGTTAGTAATGGTAAATTGTCTAACCTTATATTTTTCTCAAAATTATTTACAATGCTGGATAATTTTAAATTAGAGCATTTAGAAACTTGTTACAAAAAATTTATACAATTTGGAGGAACAAATAAAGGGGTATTAAAGGATTTCGAAGATCAGGTTAATGAAGAATAA